The region TATCGTTTAGCTACCTTCATCTAGTGACCGATAATTTGTCTGGACTGTTTAGCGAGAATCTAACGACTGAGCGCGAGACTGCCGTACTTAAAAAACGCTTGCAATACGTAGGTATTATACGTGCAATTTTATACCATCGAATCGGTGTCGAGCAGACGGTATCGCTCTTTTCTGAGGTACTCAAAGCGCAACAGGCTCGCGTCGATAAAGGCTATATGGAACCGCTTGAACGCAATTGGAAAGCCTGTTTAGCGTTTGCCTATCATACACAAGAGGAAGCGTGGGAAGTTGTCCGGGAATTACCGCGACGCCAATGGAAAGAGCAGAAGGTGAACCCCGAGACGCTATTGTCTGAGATCGTTGATACGCAAATTCAATTGCTCACGACTCTGGCATACGCCGGTTTTGACGAGCAGGACTTGATTAATGGCGTAATTACAAAGTTGAACGCACATCGCCCAGACTGGAAGCCGTAGAATTTTGCTGTTGAATGACATGCTCCGCATACCGCAAACCTGCTAGCTCCCGCGCTCCCGTGCGTACTGATTTTTCGCGAGAAGTCTGTGCCGCAACTAGTCCTACGTCGCCGTCTGTTATCGCCGCTATACTTTGAATAGAAATCATATTATCCTTTGTCCTTCTTATCCTCAGATGTATCACGCTAAATATTGTAAAGCCTCCACTTCAAAGAGCAGAGGCTTTATGGTCTTTATAGCAGCTATCAAAGCAGCTAGTTTAGTAAACTTTTAGCAGTACCTCTCCACCAAGCTTCGCCTTGACAGCTTCGGCGCCAGTCATCACGCCTTTGCTCGTGCTGACAAGCACGATGCCGCGGCCTTGCTTAACCTTTGGGATATCGCTTGCAGCAGTATAAACACGACGACCAGGTTTGGAAACACGTGTAATTTCCGTGATCGGACAGTTCTCACCATCTTTTGCAAGTTTTACGACGAGCGTACCGCGCGGCTTGCCGTCCTCAACTTTTACACCAGCCAAGTAGTGGTTCTTCACCAACTGCTCAGCAACAACTTTTTTCAGTTTACTGGTCGGTACGCGAATCTCCGTTTTGCCGACTAGCGCAGCGTTACGAATGCGGGTCAGGAGATCCGCGATCGGGTCAGTTGATTGTAGTGACATATCTTCGTTCTCCTTTCCTTACCAACTACTCTTTGTGACACCAGGAATGTTGCCTTTGCTTGCTTCTTCGCGGAATCGGATGCGGTTCATACCGAACCGGCGCATGTAGCCGCGCGGACGACCATCAAGCATATCGCGATTTTTGCGGCGCGACGGACTTGAGTTGCGCGGTAATTTCTGCAAAGCGTCGAGATCGCCTTCCGCTTTTAGCGCGGCACGCTTTTCGCTAAATTTTTCGATCAAAGCCAGGCGTTTTTTATCGCGTGCAATCATTGATTTCTTCGCCATTATTTCGCCTCCTTTTCAAATGGTACGCCAAACTTTTCGAGTAGAGCGCGACTTGCTTCTTTGCTACCGTTCTTGATAGCAAAAGTAACTTGCATGCCATGTACAAGCTGCGTTTCCTCAAACGTTAATTCCGGGAAGATACTTTGGTCGGTGATGCCAAGGTTGTAGTTGCCGCCTTTGTCGAATTTGCTGCCGACGCCGTGAAAATCGCGTACGCGCGGCAAGCTTACGTTCACTAAGCGGTCAAGGAACTCGTACATGCGAGCGCCGCGCAATGTGACCATCACGCCGATTGGCGCGCCCATGCCTTTGCGTATTTTGAATGTCGCGATTGATTTTTTCGCGAGCCGCTCAACCGGCGCCTGTCCTGTCACGCGCATCAATGTATTCTTGACGGCGGCAAGCATACGCTTATCGTCTTTACTTTTGCCTGTTCCCACACTCACAACAATTTTCTCGAGCCGCGGAACTTGATTCACGTTGTCGAGCTTCAGTTCGGTCTGCAGTTCCTTCGTGTACGTATCATTATACAAGGCTTTCAGACGAGGAGTGTAAACGGCGGTTTGT is a window of Candidatus Saccharimonadaceae bacterium ML1 DNA encoding:
- the rpsH gene encoding 30S ribosomal protein S8 is translated as MSLQSTDPIADLLTRIRNAALVGKTEIRVPTSKLKKVVAEQLVKNHYLAGVKVEDGKPRGTLVVKLAKDGENCPITEITRVSKPGRRVYTAASDIPKVKQGRGIVLVSTSKGVMTGAEAVKAKLGGEVLLKVY
- the rplE gene encoding 50S ribosomal protein L5; translation: MAETKQTAVYTPRLKALYNDTYTKELQTELKLDNVNQVPRLEKIVVSVGTGKSKDDKRMLAAVKNTLMRVTGQAPVERLAKKSIATFKIRKGMGAPIGVMVTLRGARMYEFLDRLVNVSLPRVRDFHGVGSKFDKGGNYNLGITDQSIFPELTFEETQLVHGMQVTFAIKNGSKEASRALLEKFGVPFEKEAK
- the rpsN gene encoding 30S ribosomal protein S14; this encodes MAKKSMIARDKKRLALIEKFSEKRAALKAEGDLDALQKLPRNSSPSRRKNRDMLDGRPRGYMRRFGMNRIRFREEASKGNIPGVTKSSW